A single window of Caldimicrobium thiodismutans DNA harbors:
- a CDS encoding pyridoxine 5'-phosphate synthase, protein MAMKIEYLGIKSFPRALDRGLKQKILKAFEILNLPARNLTLVFTNDVVIRDYNLQFLKRDYPTNVISFKGEMPGYLGDIIISVERAKIEAKTYDLPLEDYLLILALHGLLHLLDYDHEKGLYSPWLMLKNEIKLAKYLCEKKEEIVRFLMRREYMPAKLAVNVDHVATIREARKTYYPDPVHAAVLAELGGADGIVVHLRLDRRHIKERDVRIIKEIIKTKLILEMAIDKDLVKFAKEVKPYQVTLVPERVEEVTTEGGMELEGRVEEVKKVVKELNKAGIKVSLFLNPDEKALELGQKTGAQIVELHTGMYAEAEDEEKRMVEFERLERAAHLAKDLGFIVHAGHGLNYENIGPVAAIPEIEEFSIGHSIIGRAIFVGMKEAVKEMKNLILRARG, encoded by the coding sequence ATGGCAATGAAGATTGAGTATCTTGGAATAAAGTCTTTTCCGAGAGCCCTGGACAGAGGACTCAAGCAAAAAATCTTGAAGGCTTTTGAAATTTTAAATCTTCCTGCAAGGAATTTAACCCTTGTCTTCACAAATGATGTCGTAATAAGGGATTACAATCTTCAGTTTTTAAAGAGAGATTATCCAACGAATGTAATTTCTTTTAAAGGGGAAATGCCTGGTTATCTGGGGGATATTATAATCTCTGTTGAGAGGGCAAAGATTGAGGCCAAAACCTATGATCTCCCCCTGGAGGACTATCTTTTAATCCTTGCTCTGCACGGCCTTCTCCATCTTTTGGACTATGATCATGAGAAGGGTCTTTATAGCCCTTGGCTTATGCTTAAAAATGAAATAAAATTAGCTAAATATTTGTGTGAAAAAAAGGAAGAGATAGTTAGATTTTTGATGAGGAGGGAATATATGCCAGCCAAACTTGCCGTAAATGTAGATCATGTAGCCACCATTAGAGAAGCAAGAAAGACCTATTATCCTGATCCTGTGCATGCAGCAGTTCTTGCTGAGCTTGGAGGGGCTGATGGAATAGTTGTGCACCTTAGGCTTGACAGAAGACATATTAAGGAAAGAGATGTTAGAATCATAAAAGAAATTATAAAAACCAAGCTTATTCTTGAGATGGCCATAGATAAAGATCTTGTGAAATTTGCAAAGGAGGTTAAACCCTATCAGGTGACTCTTGTTCCAGAGAGAGTGGAAGAGGTTACCACTGAAGGAGGGATGGAACTTGAGGGTAGGGTAGAGGAGGTCAAAAAAGTAGTAAAAGAACTCAATAAAGCAGGCATCAAGGTCAGTCTTTTTTTAAATCCCGATGAAAAAGCCTTAGAGCTTGGCCAAAAAACAGGGGCCCAAATTGTTGAGCTTCATACAGGAATGTATGCTGAGGCTGAAGATGAAGAAAAGAGAATGGTTGAGTTTGAAAGACTTGAACGAGCTGCTCATCTTGCAAAAGACTTAGGATTTATAGTGCATGCTGGACACGGACTCAATTACGAAAATATAGGGCCAGTTGCAGCTATTCCTGAGATTGAAGAGTTTAGTATCGGCCATAGCATCATTGGAAGAGCTATTTTTGTGGGTATGAAAGAGGCTGTTAAAGAAATGAAGAACCTAATTCTTAGGGCAAGAGGTTAA
- a CDS encoding MBL fold metallo-hydrolase, with translation MKIETFIVGPLQVCCYLLYDENTREGVVIDPGDSDPRIIKSLSELNLKIKYILGTHGHPDHILGASFLRETLKAPFLLHKEDDKFFQDPENFFTFKVWGFPENPRADGIFEDGEILSFGDCNLKVIHTPGHSPGSVCFYEEKRGVLFSGDTLFVEAIGRADLPGGSYKLMMKSIKEKLLILPDETEVYPGHDYGPRPVSTIGHEKRFNPFINEG, from the coding sequence ATGAAAATAGAGACCTTCATTGTTGGTCCCCTTCAGGTCTGCTGTTATCTCCTTTATGACGAAAATACCAGAGAAGGAGTGGTGATTGATCCAGGAGATAGCGATCCAAGAATTATTAAATCCCTTTCCGAGCTAAATCTGAAAATTAAATACATCCTTGGAACCCATGGACATCCCGATCATATTTTAGGAGCAAGCTTTTTACGAGAGACCTTAAAAGCACCTTTCCTTTTGCATAAGGAAGATGATAAATTTTTTCAGGATCCTGAGAACTTTTTTACCTTTAAGGTCTGGGGCTTTCCAGAAAATCCAAGAGCTGATGGTATTTTTGAGGATGGAGAGATTTTAAGTTTCGGAGACTGTAATCTTAAAGTAATTCATACACCAGGGCACTCACCAGGATCTGTCTGTTTCTATGAGGAGAAAAGGGGGGTTCTTTTTTCCGGGGATACTCTCTTTGTTGAGGCTATTGGCAGAGCAGATTTACCAGGGGGTTCTTATAAACTCATGATGAAATCAATCAAAGAAAAACTTTTGATTTTGCCGGATGAAACTGAGGTTTATCCTGGGCACGACTACGGGCCAAGACCAGTGTCAACCATTGGTCATGAAAAAAGATTTAATCCCTTTATAAATGAGGGTTAG
- a CDS encoding UDP-glucose dehydrogenase family protein, whose product MHISVIGTGYVGLVTGAGLADFGMKVTCVDIDESKIKRLKKGQIPFYEPGLDDLVKKNLKAERLFFTTDFAKTVKNSLVIFICVGTPPLPDGSADLSQIKDVALRLAEVVDEYKVIVTKSTVPVGTNRWIKDLINQHKKTDSAIDVISNPEFLREGNAVEDFMHPDRVIIGGESAYAIAIIKDIYRPLYLAETPFIITNLETAELIKYASNAFLATKISFINEIANFCEKVGADVTVVAQGMGLDPRIGPKFLNPGPGFGGSCFPKDVKALIHQGRLSSSPFKILEAVLEVNERQKRRVIEKLESYLGEIKNKTIAILGLSFKPNTSDVRESPALVVVPHLLEKGAKVRVYDPVAMEEFKKTVGTLSIDYANSPDEALKSADAMVILTEWNEFRFLDLAKIKKLMKNPVLIDMRNIYEPETVKKLGFSYSGVGRI is encoded by the coding sequence ATGCATATTTCAGTCATAGGCACAGGTTATGTTGGGCTTGTTACCGGAGCAGGTCTGGCTGACTTCGGTATGAAGGTTACCTGCGTGGATATAGATGAATCTAAGATCAAAAGATTGAAAAAGGGGCAGATTCCCTTTTATGAGCCTGGCTTAGATGATCTGGTCAAAAAAAATCTTAAGGCAGAGAGGCTCTTCTTTACCACAGATTTTGCCAAAACAGTTAAAAATTCCTTAGTTATCTTTATATGCGTTGGCACTCCACCCCTTCCAGATGGTTCAGCAGATCTTTCCCAGATAAAAGATGTAGCCTTGAGACTGGCTGAAGTAGTTGACGAATACAAAGTTATTGTTACCAAAAGCACCGTGCCTGTGGGAACCAATCGCTGGATTAAGGATCTAATTAATCAACATAAAAAAACAGATTCTGCTATTGATGTAATCTCAAATCCAGAATTTTTGAGAGAAGGAAATGCTGTTGAGGATTTTATGCATCCCGATAGGGTCATTATCGGTGGAGAAAGTGCCTATGCCATTGCCATTATAAAGGATATTTATCGCCCCCTTTATCTAGCAGAAACCCCTTTTATTATTACTAATCTTGAGACAGCAGAACTCATTAAATATGCCTCCAATGCCTTTCTGGCTACCAAAATTTCCTTTATCAATGAAATTGCTAATTTCTGTGAAAAGGTGGGAGCCGATGTAACGGTGGTTGCACAAGGCATGGGGCTTGATCCAAGAATTGGGCCTAAATTTCTCAATCCCGGGCCTGGGTTTGGAGGTTCCTGTTTCCCCAAGGATGTCAAGGCCCTCATTCATCAGGGTAGACTTAGCAGCTCCCCTTTTAAAATTCTTGAGGCTGTGCTCGAGGTTAACGAAAGGCAAAAAAGACGCGTTATTGAAAAGCTTGAGTCCTATCTGGGAGAGATTAAAAATAAGACTATAGCCATTCTTGGTCTTTCTTTTAAACCCAATACCAGTGATGTCCGGGAAAGTCCAGCTTTAGTGGTTGTACCCCACCTTTTGGAAAAGGGAGCCAAAGTCCGGGTTTATGACCCTGTAGCTATGGAAGAGTTTAAAAAAACCGTAGGAACGCTTTCTATAGATTATGCTAATTCCCCTGATGAAGCCTTAAAGTCAGCGGATGCTATGGTTATTCTTACGGAGTGGAATGAATTCAGGTTTCTTGATCTTGCTAAAATTAAAAAACTTATGAAAAATCCAGTTCTTATTGATATGCGAAATATTTACGAACCTGAAACAGTCAAAAAACTTGGTTTTAGCTATTCAGGTGTTGGAAGGATCTAA
- a CDS encoding D-alanyl-D-alanine carboxypeptidase family protein: MKKILIFFFLILFISVSHAKGEEISEYYENVLSTSAVALDGVTGQILYAKNPNIKIPPASTVKLLTAMVVLDRLNLKQRVTISKKADDTPSSPPHLNEGETYTVDDLLHLMLIKSSNQAAVALAEATAGSEEAFAELMNAKARMLGLKDSHFVTASGLPASNQYTTAYELALLLYEALKYPHIKEIINLPVKVITSSQGRTIIVKNTNKLLFEDGLKDEILGGKTGYTRLSKHCLVNVAKIKDRLVITSLLGAPYRDALWEDTKRLLNFAELVFAKKASPLIINTTVNLSIPVNFKPNSLYKSSKKVETKKKLLARQSKNKTYLSKSTKNKKLLAQQSHKKINISKKKTKKLITAEAKTKKTS, from the coding sequence ATGAAAAAGATTCTAATATTTTTCTTTTTAATACTTTTTATCTCAGTCTCCCACGCAAAGGGGGAAGAAATCTCTGAGTATTATGAAAATGTTCTCTCTACATCAGCTGTGGCTTTAGATGGTGTTACCGGGCAGATTCTTTATGCCAAAAATCCAAATATCAAAATCCCGCCTGCAAGCACAGTCAAACTCTTAACGGCTATGGTTGTTCTGGACAGGCTTAATCTAAAACAAAGGGTCACTATTTCCAAAAAAGCTGACGATACTCCAAGTTCACCTCCCCATCTCAATGAAGGAGAAACCTATACAGTGGATGACCTTTTACATCTGATGTTAATTAAATCTTCCAATCAGGCAGCAGTAGCCCTTGCTGAGGCAACCGCAGGTAGTGAAGAGGCTTTTGCAGAGTTAATGAATGCTAAAGCCAGAATGCTTGGTTTAAAAGATTCCCATTTTGTTACTGCCTCCGGGCTCCCTGCCTCCAATCAATATACCACAGCCTATGAACTTGCCCTTCTATTATATGAAGCCCTGAAATATCCTCATATCAAGGAAATTATTAACCTCCCTGTCAAGGTCATTACCTCTTCACAGGGAAGAACAATCATAGTTAAAAATACAAACAAGCTCCTTTTTGAGGATGGCTTAAAGGATGAAATACTGGGTGGGAAAACAGGATATACCCGCCTTTCTAAGCACTGTCTTGTAAATGTTGCCAAGATCAAAGATCGTTTAGTTATTACCTCTTTACTTGGTGCTCCTTATAGAGATGCCCTATGGGAAGATACCAAAAGACTCCTTAATTTTGCAGAACTTGTCTTTGCAAAGAAGGCCTCTCCTCTTATCATAAATACTACGGTAAATTTGAGTATTCCTGTAAATTTTAAACCCAACAGTCTTTACAAATCATCAAAAAAAGTTGAGACCAAAAAGAAACTTCTGGCCAGACAATCTAAAAATAAGACCTATCTTTCCAAAAGCACAAAGAACAAAAAGCTTTTAGCCCAACAATCTCATAAAAAGATAAATATCTCAAAGAAAAAGACCAAAAAATTGATCACCGCTGAAGCAAAGACCAAAAAAACCTCATAA
- the polX gene encoding DNA polymerase/3'-5' exonuclease PolX has protein sequence MKNKEVAEIFRKTAELLEIKGDNPFRIRAYERAAQTIESLTKDIEELAKEGRLENLPGIGADLAGKIKEILKTGTLSLYENLKKEIPPVLLNFLEIPSLGPKKVKAIYEKYGIISLDELEKACLQHKIAKLPGFGLKTEENILKGIKLIKEKTGRRPLGEVLPLAEEVIALIKSRAPLLQIEVAGSIRRRKETVKDIDVLITSTHPLEVMKVVSSLPLVEEVLAFGETKTSVRLKMGMQMDVRVVEPSAWGSALAYFTGSKAHNIRIRELALERGLKINEYGVFRGEERIAGKTEEEVYAILGLPFIPPELREDRGEIEAALQGRLPQLVNYEDIQGDGHVHSKYSDGMASLEEIMAKAEAMGLSWVAVCDHSQGLKVAGGVPVEDLFKKKKRIEELNARSKKVKLVFGAEVDILSDGTLDYPDEVLKEIDFVIAAIHTGFQQTEKQITQRIVSALKHPLVHALSHPTGRVIGEREPYAVNMEEVMKTAKEHGKALEINCYYKRLDLNDIHVKACVEMGIPLIIGTDAHIVDQMEYLRLGVSVARRGWCEKKDLLNTFTYDKFMEWLRGLRK, from the coding sequence ATGAAAAATAAGGAAGTAGCAGAAATTTTTAGAAAAACTGCCGAGCTTCTTGAGATAAAGGGTGATAATCCTTTTAGGATAAGGGCCTATGAAAGGGCTGCTCAAACCATTGAATCCTTAACCAAAGATATAGAGGAACTGGCTAAGGAGGGAAGGCTTGAAAATCTGCCGGGTATCGGTGCGGATCTTGCTGGAAAAATTAAGGAGATCTTAAAAACCGGAACCCTCAGTCTTTATGAAAACCTTAAAAAGGAGATTCCCCCGGTTTTACTCAATTTTCTTGAGATTCCAAGCCTTGGTCCAAAAAAGGTCAAGGCTATTTATGAAAAATACGGGATTATTTCTCTTGATGAACTCGAAAAGGCCTGTCTTCAGCATAAAATTGCTAAATTGCCTGGTTTTGGTTTAAAAACTGAGGAAAATATCTTAAAAGGAATTAAACTAATCAAAGAGAAGACAGGGAGAAGGCCCTTAGGTGAGGTTTTACCTCTGGCAGAAGAGGTTATCGCTTTGATAAAATCCAGGGCTCCCCTTCTTCAGATTGAGGTTGCAGGAAGTATAAGGCGAAGAAAGGAGACTGTTAAAGACATAGATGTTCTTATTACCTCTACCCACCCCCTTGAGGTTATGAAGGTGGTATCAAGCCTTCCCCTGGTTGAAGAGGTCCTTGCCTTTGGGGAGACCAAAACGAGTGTTCGCCTAAAAATGGGGATGCAGATGGATGTGAGGGTGGTTGAACCTTCCGCCTGGGGTTCTGCTCTTGCTTATTTTACCGGGTCAAAGGCTCATAATATAAGAATAAGAGAACTTGCCTTAGAGAGGGGCTTAAAAATAAATGAATATGGAGTTTTTCGTGGTGAAGAGAGAATCGCTGGGAAAACTGAGGAGGAGGTCTATGCAATCCTCGGGCTTCCCTTTATTCCTCCTGAGTTAAGGGAGGATAGAGGGGAAATTGAGGCAGCCCTACAGGGAAGACTCCCCCAACTGGTAAACTACGAAGATATCCAAGGGGATGGACATGTGCATTCAAAATACAGTGATGGAATGGCAAGTCTTGAAGAAATTATGGCTAAGGCAGAAGCAATGGGGCTTTCCTGGGTTGCTGTCTGTGATCACTCTCAGGGGCTAAAGGTTGCAGGAGGAGTCCCGGTTGAAGACCTTTTTAAAAAGAAAAAAAGAATTGAAGAACTCAATGCAAGATCCAAAAAAGTTAAACTTGTCTTTGGAGCAGAAGTAGATATTCTTTCTGATGGCACCCTTGATTATCCTGATGAAGTCTTAAAGGAAATTGATTTTGTTATTGCAGCTATTCATACAGGTTTTCAGCAGACGGAAAAGCAGATAACCCAAAGAATAGTCTCTGCTTTAAAACATCCCTTAGTGCATGCCCTTTCTCATCCTACCGGGAGAGTAATAGGGGAAAGGGAGCCTTATGCAGTGAACATGGAAGAGGTGATGAAGACTGCTAAGGAACACGGTAAAGCCCTTGAGATAAATTGCTATTATAAAAGACTTGATCTTAATGATATACATGTTAAGGCCTGTGTAGAAATGGGTATTCCTCTTATTATTGGTACTGATGCCCATATAGTGGATCAAATGGAGTATTTAAGGCTTGGGGTTTCTGTAGCAAGAAGAGGTTGGTGCGAAAAAAAGGATCTTTTAAATACTTTTACTTATGATAAATTTATGGAATGGTTAAGAGGTCTTAGAAAGTAA
- a CDS encoding diguanylate cyclase, with protein MFYLLQLPIKNFLKDTEILTPPIDITLKDLLKLFQKYERNFAVFIKDSKPVGIITERDVLKALHEKYSLDTPAFHLAKRELFKIKSKDTLFNAFNIMTENFIRRLIVVNDKGEFEGVITQQDLILHSSAELFKGEGKIRDLLEMKDKLIYAEESDTLDIALSKMVQHNVGSLPILDASLRPIGIITEKDFLTLDSDNLKTPLKEVALKKVFTVGIKDPIIKGIDLFKKYNIRHLVVVDDEGRALGVLSQRDFVQSLTCTYADFLESNLKQAKSFISLLPEIVLELSECDSECRITWMNDFAKKNLGEKYVERDIYTLIDFDDWNRVYGLLKREKMIYKEKIKGQDGKIYEVTGTYLDFGIKEGKIKLFLRDITYEFIKEENYQREIRFLKSFLDNSLDYIFVIDKDGRIRFANTAFKKALGFSDEEIKNRTIFDIVDLSEEDLRKNMELLIKKGVEIKGRRFYRDINQNLIPVEIKAKAVILNGDFYIIINARDIKEGLEYERALQERYLILSSFYAFANSLNYARTEEELFQVIEKFLLEKVDTFHYFEVDSQTEEIKTTYLAGKKEYWNDCLSREAKECRVYITGKSFLGKDEHFCSRLKRPDLPHFCIPLIFEGRVQGVLTLIREKPFTEEELKFLEDKVQIFNIYLNQMKLIKEYRELSIRDPLLGIYNRRFLIEMLKKEEKKAKRTGKPFSIILADLDHFKKINDTYGHFVGDRILKEFSDLVGSLIRGMDYFARFGGEEFLIMLPEISKDSAVLVAERIRKALEKHEILISEGQTIKLTASFGVAEYPADALNYEGLIKKADTRLYQAKAEGRNRVVFK; from the coding sequence ATGTTTTACTTATTACAATTACCCATAAAAAATTTTCTCAAAGACACAGAGATCTTAACTCCCCCCATTGATATAACCCTTAAGGATTTGCTAAAGCTTTTTCAGAAATATGAAAGAAATTTTGCTGTTTTTATTAAAGACAGCAAACCTGTGGGGATAATTACTGAGCGAGATGTTTTAAAAGCTCTCCATGAAAAATATTCATTAGATACTCCTGCTTTTCATTTAGCCAAAAGAGAGCTTTTTAAAATTAAAAGCAAGGATACCCTTTTTAATGCCTTTAATATCATGACTGAGAATTTTATTAGAAGACTTATAGTTGTAAATGATAAAGGGGAGTTTGAAGGAGTTATAACTCAGCAGGATCTTATTCTTCACTCTTCAGCTGAACTTTTTAAGGGAGAAGGGAAAATCCGTGATCTTCTTGAGATGAAGGATAAACTTATTTATGCTGAAGAGTCTGATACTTTAGATATAGCTCTTTCAAAGATGGTCCAGCACAATGTGGGATCCCTTCCTATTTTGGATGCCAGCTTAAGACCCATTGGAATAATTACAGAAAAGGATTTTTTAACCCTTGATTCTGATAATTTAAAAACCCCTCTTAAAGAGGTAGCGCTCAAAAAGGTTTTTACAGTAGGTATAAAAGATCCAATTATAAAAGGGATTGACCTTTTTAAGAAATATAATATCAGACATTTAGTGGTAGTGGATGATGAGGGAAGAGCTCTCGGGGTTTTATCTCAAAGGGATTTTGTGCAAAGTCTTACCTGCACTTATGCTGATTTTCTTGAAAGCAATCTCAAACAAGCTAAAAGCTTTATTTCCCTATTACCTGAGATTGTGCTTGAGCTTTCTGAATGTGATAGTGAATGTAGGATTACCTGGATGAACGATTTTGCCAAGAAAAATCTTGGGGAAAAATATGTAGAAAGAGATATATACACCCTTATTGATTTTGATGATTGGAATAGGGTTTATGGACTCTTAAAAAGAGAAAAAATGATATATAAAGAAAAGATAAAGGGACAAGATGGGAAAATTTATGAGGTCACTGGCACTTATCTTGATTTTGGAATAAAAGAAGGCAAAATAAAGCTTTTTTTAAGAGATATTACCTATGAGTTTATCAAAGAGGAGAATTATCAAAGGGAAATCCGCTTTTTAAAGAGTTTTCTTGATAATTCTCTTGATTATATCTTTGTCATAGATAAAGATGGAAGAATTCGTTTTGCCAATACTGCCTTTAAAAAGGCACTGGGGTTTTCGGATGAGGAGATTAAAAATAGAACCATTTTTGATATTGTAGATTTATCAGAAGAGGATTTGAGAAAAAATATGGAGCTCCTTATTAAAAAGGGAGTAGAAATTAAGGGAAGAAGGTTTTACAGGGATATTAATCAAAATCTTATTCCTGTTGAGATTAAGGCCAAGGCAGTTATTCTAAATGGAGATTTTTATATCATTATAAATGCCAGGGATATAAAAGAAGGCTTAGAGTATGAGAGGGCTCTTCAGGAGCGTTATCTAATCCTTTCGTCCTTTTATGCCTTTGCTAACTCTCTTAATTATGCCAGAACTGAAGAAGAGCTTTTTCAAGTTATAGAAAAGTTTTTATTAGAAAAAGTAGATACCTTTCACTATTTTGAAGTTGATAGTCAAACAGAGGAGATAAAAACTACCTACCTTGCGGGGAAAAAGGAATACTGGAATGATTGCTTAAGTAGAGAGGCCAAGGAGTGCAGAGTTTATATAACAGGTAAGAGCTTTTTGGGTAAAGATGAGCATTTTTGTTCTCGCTTGAAAAGGCCTGATCTTCCTCACTTTTGTATTCCTCTTATTTTTGAAGGGCGTGTTCAGGGAGTTTTAACTTTAATAAGAGAAAAACCTTTTACAGAGGAAGAGCTCAAATTCCTGGAAGATAAGGTTCAGATCTTTAATATTTATTTAAATCAGATGAAATTAATAAAAGAATATAGAGAGCTTTCCATAAGGGACCCACTCCTGGGGATTTATAACCGGAGATTTCTTATTGAGATGCTTAAAAAGGAGGAGAAAAAGGCCAAAAGAACCGGAAAACCTTTCAGTATCATCCTTGCAGATTTAGATCACTTTAAGAAAATAAATGATACTTATGGCCATTTTGTGGGGGATAGAATTTTAAAGGAGTTTTCTGACCTTGTAGGCTCTCTTATAAGAGGTATGGATTATTTTGCCAGGTTTGGAGGTGAAGAATTTTTGATAATGCTTCCTGAAATTTCTAAGGATAGTGCAGTCTTAGTGGCAGAAAGGATAAGAAAGGCTCTTGAGAAGCATGAAATTTTAATTTCAGAAGGCCAAACTATTAAACTAACCGCTTCCTTTGGTGTGGCCGAATATCCTGCAGATGCCCTTAATTACGAAGGACTTATCAAAAAAGCGGATACAAGGCTTTATCAGGCCAAGGCTGAAGGTAGAAACCGAGTTGTTTTCAAATAA
- a CDS encoding YeeE/YedE thiosulfate transporter family protein, protein MVLTIKRVLYKIKQKFSRRGDMSLKDTWKEFYGSVFRSNYSPITGGVLLALLVILLEMWYRPWGIVGGLRNWGEWVLYGVGFLDEAPPHPLWFSSSVLDLGLILGAFLSATLAQEFGIRIPPKLEIIKGVVAGILMGIGSALAQGCNIGGFYMAIANLSAGGVAMMLGLMVGVFIGVKYLLWELEHLSSQGGVEINTRKLNPILGIIALIVLVLGTYGYFNSERENGALLGGAFLLTAGIGFVMHRSRFCIVNAFREPFLSGEATMARGVVLSILLATLGILFIKMAGIREPMVYVTPTFIWGSLIGGVIFGAAMVVAGGCGSGSLWRVGEGQVKLMIVVVFFALTNAIFRYYLDNVWEVWDKGLLGSAVYLPDIFGYGGAFIILALVIFLWYLFVDWNEKTEKFVIGL, encoded by the coding sequence ATGGTCTTGACAATCAAAAGGGTTTTATATAAGATAAAACAAAAATTTTCCAGGAGGGGGGATATGTCTCTAAAAGATACCTGGAAAGAGTTTTATGGATCAGTTTTTAGATCTAATTATTCTCCTATTACTGGTGGTGTTTTACTGGCTTTATTAGTAATTTTACTTGAGATGTGGTATCGTCCCTGGGGAATTGTGGGGGGGTTGAGAAATTGGGGGGAGTGGGTTTTATATGGAGTTGGTTTTTTAGATGAGGCTCCGCCTCATCCTCTTTGGTTTTCTTCTTCGGTTCTTGATCTTGGGCTTATTCTTGGGGCTTTTCTTTCAGCAACCCTTGCTCAGGAATTTGGAATCCGTATTCCACCTAAGCTTGAGATCATTAAGGGAGTTGTTGCTGGAATTTTAATGGGAATTGGTTCTGCCCTTGCTCAGGGGTGTAACATTGGTGGTTTTTATATGGCCATTGCCAATCTTTCTGCTGGCGGTGTGGCTATGATGCTTGGGCTTATGGTGGGGGTCTTTATTGGGGTCAAATACCTTCTTTGGGAGCTTGAACACCTTTCCTCTCAGGGGGGGGTGGAAATAAATACCAGAAAGTTGAATCCTATATTGGGAATAATTGCTTTAATTGTGTTAGTCCTTGGAACTTATGGTTATTTTAATAGTGAAAGAGAAAATGGGGCCCTTCTTGGGGGAGCCTTTTTACTTACAGCTGGGATTGGCTTTGTTATGCATCGTTCCAGATTTTGTATTGTAAATGCCTTTAGAGAACCTTTTCTTTCTGGTGAAGCTACTATGGCAAGAGGAGTAGTTTTGAGTATATTGTTAGCGACCTTAGGAATTTTATTTATTAAAATGGCTGGTATTCGTGAACCCATGGTGTATGTTACTCCCACATTTATTTGGGGCTCTCTTATTGGTGGAGTAATCTTTGGTGCAGCTATGGTAGTTGCAGGGGGATGTGGTTCTGGATCTCTCTGGAGGGTAGGTGAGGGCCAGGTAAAGTTGATGATCGTGGTTGTCTTTTTTGCCTTAACCAATGCTATTTTTAGATATTATTTAGATAATGTCTGGGAGGTATGGGATAAAGGCTTACTTGGTTCTGCAGTTTATCTTCCTGATATCTTTGGGTATGGAGGTGCTTTTATTATTCTTGCTTTAGTAATATTTTTATGGTATCTTTTTGTAGATTGGAACGAAAAGACCGAAAAATTTGTAATTGGGTTATAA
- a CDS encoding sulfurtransferase TusA family protein, which translates to MVDLSSIKADEVLDCKGLSCPMPMLKTKKALQKLSSGQILEVLGTDPGSKNDIPSMCKKEGHEFLGMIDESGYTRYFIRKK; encoded by the coding sequence ATGGTTGATTTAAGCAGTATTAAAGCTGATGAAGTGCTGGATTGTAAGGGTTTGTCTTGTCCAATGCCTATGCTTAAAACCAAAAAGGCCTTGCAGAAGCTAAGCTCTGGCCAGATTTTGGAGGTTTTAGGCACTGATCCTGGCAGTAAAAATGATATTCCCAGTATGTGTAAAAAAGAAGGACATGAATTTTTAGGAATGATTGATGAGTCCGGATATACAAGATATTTTATCAGGAAAAAATAG
- a CDS encoding cytochrome c peroxidase has translation MLKKVLVTIGVLALGVNLAYGQGDVEKGKKLFNDPKLGTSGKSCNSCHSGGQGLEGSASKKEFKLGGKTQKSLEEAINFCIEMALKGKPLDPKSKEMQDMVAYIKSLSGKTPAAPKKKKVEGC, from the coding sequence ATGTTGAAAAAGGTTTTAGTTACCATTGGTGTTTTAGCTCTGGGGGTTAATTTAGCTTATGGTCAGGGGGATGTAGAAAAAGGTAAGAAGCTATTTAATGATCCAAAGCTTGGAACCAGTGGTAAATCATGTAATTCCTGCCATTCAGGTGGACAGGGTCTTGAGGGATCCGCATCTAAAAAAGAATTTAAGCTTGGGGGCAAAACTCAAAAAAGCCTTGAAGAGGCTATTAATTTCTGCATTGAAATGGCTCTTAAGGGAAAACCTCTTGATCCCAAATCTAAGGAGATGCAAGATATGGTAGCTTATATTAAATCTCTTTCTGGGAAAACCCCTGCAGCTCCTAAGAAGAAAAAAGTTGAAGGCTGTTAA